In a single window of the Flavobacterium sp. W4I14 genome:
- a CDS encoding hypothetical protein (product_source=Hypo-rule applied; cleavage_site_network=SignalP-noTM; pfam=PF05426; superfamily=48230; transmembrane_helix_parts=Inside_1_4,TMhelix_5_24,Outside_25_370): MRKFVVIIALALFSFSSFSQIVSLNTNEIKKLKTQIKNDGETKKLYLGFEKSALNYLSENPNPIDTIRTEGLLKGNPKKEKTRLALADMNKMFVLALQYRITDDRKYLNKCVEFLGAWAKINKPNGDPIDDTNLDKAIEAYDLIKKNIPAADKKQIEQWLTETAWAEINSKRMKAGRATAINNWNAHRLKEVGEIGYTLNNQDFIKWTIDNLKSHININLYADGTSLDFKERDAMHYHIYDLEPMLKLAIMIDRAKGTNFYTYESSKGSSIKKSVEWLIPYINEDKQHEEYVNTTVKFDRDRAKNNEPGFAPGTMFKPDLALPVLKLSVYFDRAQAELLKKVNNNDTSWQMVLDKLQRESKQHPKQINFQ; the protein is encoded by the coding sequence ATGAGAAAGTTTGTCGTTATAATCGCTCTTGCTTTATTTTCTTTTTCTTCGTTTTCCCAGATTGTAAGCTTAAATACCAATGAAATTAAAAAGCTGAAAACCCAGATCAAAAATGATGGGGAAACCAAAAAACTATACCTGGGCTTTGAAAAATCGGCATTAAATTACCTAAGCGAAAACCCGAACCCAATTGATACCATCAGAACTGAAGGATTATTAAAAGGAAATCCCAAAAAAGAGAAAACCAGATTAGCCCTGGCAGATATGAACAAAATGTTTGTACTGGCCTTACAATACCGGATTACCGATGATCGAAAATATTTAAACAAATGTGTAGAATTTCTTGGTGCATGGGCCAAAATCAATAAACCAAATGGCGATCCTATTGACGATACCAATCTGGATAAAGCCATTGAAGCTTACGACCTGATTAAAAAAAATATTCCAGCAGCTGATAAAAAACAGATTGAACAATGGCTTACTGAAACGGCTTGGGCAGAAATTAACAGCAAGCGGATGAAAGCAGGGAGAGCTACCGCCATTAATAACTGGAACGCCCACCGGCTAAAAGAAGTTGGCGAAATCGGTTACACTTTAAACAATCAGGATTTTATTAAGTGGACCATCGACAATTTAAAAAGCCACATCAATATTAATCTATATGCTGACGGAACAAGTTTGGATTTTAAAGAGCGCGATGCCATGCATTACCACATTTACGACCTGGAACCAATGTTAAAGCTGGCCATTATGATCGATAGGGCTAAAGGCACCAATTTTTACACCTACGAGTCGTCTAAAGGATCTTCGATCAAAAAATCTGTAGAGTGGTTGATCCCATATATTAATGAGGACAAACAGCACGAAGAATATGTAAATACGACCGTTAAATTCGATCGCGACCGGGCAAAGAACAACGAACCTGGATTTGCTCCCGGGACAATGTTTAAACCAGATTTGGCATTACCTGTATTAAAACTATCGGTCTATTTCGATAGGGCACAGGCTGAATTATTAAAAAAAGTAAATAACAACGATACCAGCTGGCAGATGGTATTGGATAAACTACAACGCGAAAGCAAACAACACCCGAAACAAATAAACTTTCAATAA
- a CDS encoding DNA-binding transcriptional regulator GbsR (MarR family) (product_source=COG1510; cath_funfam=1.10.10.10; cog=COG1510; pfam=PF01978; superfamily=46785): protein MELAAAKLKFIEAWGKLGSEWGINRTMAQVHALLLISPEALTTEEIMEALSISRGNANMTLRDLIGWGLIEKQHKAGERKEYFFADKDVWNISRQVAKERKKRELEPVLKVLNELSTVVGDEKDPEFKTFKKSVNDINKLALNVDKTLETMLKAEESWFWGSVLKVFK, encoded by the coding sequence ATGGAACTAGCAGCAGCAAAATTAAAATTTATAGAAGCTTGGGGCAAATTAGGCTCCGAATGGGGAATTAACCGGACCATGGCCCAGGTACATGCGCTATTGCTAATTTCTCCAGAAGCGCTTACGACCGAGGAAATTATGGAAGCACTTAGTATTTCCAGGGGAAATGCCAACATGACCCTGCGCGATTTAATTGGCTGGGGCCTAATTGAAAAACAACACAAAGCTGGCGAGCGCAAAGAATACTTTTTTGCCGATAAGGATGTTTGGAATATTTCACGTCAGGTAGCTAAAGAGCGTAAAAAAAGAGAGTTAGAACCTGTTTTAAAAGTTTTAAATGAACTATCAACGGTAGTAGGCGATGAAAAAGATCCTGAATTTAAAACCTTTAAGAAATCGGTAAACGATATTAACAAACTTGCCCTTAATGTAGATAAAACTTTAGAAACGATGCTTAAAGCCGAAGAAAGTTGGTTCTGGGGCTCGGTATTGAAAGTGTTTAAATAG
- a CDS encoding transposase (product_source=KO:K07486; cath_funfam=3.40.50.620; cog=COG3547; ko=KO:K07486; pfam=PF01548,PF02371; superfamily=143437,46579), whose protein sequence is MIATTKFFIGIDVSKPHFDVALMAVVNHVKQEIGTARFDNTAPGIKLFEKWLKSQKTTFNEDSLIVMENTGIYHRLIWTFCSNINLPIHIGNAAHIKWSFGIARGKNDKIDSIRLCNYAFKEADDLKATAALDPELMLLKDLISARTKLLKQRSGISVSVKELGNVNGKEHQKLIEKALKNAIEGIAKSIKNLEDQIKKIITGNQDFKQNYKLLLSIPGIGHVTAVYLIGCTGNFAGRPSGKELACYAGVVPFEHSSGISIKGKTRVHRMANKELKRLLHMCALSLIQHNQEFKIYYNRKKNEGKHSMSIINAVRNKIALRVAAVIKNQTSYKNNYNIAA, encoded by the coding sequence ATGATTGCCACTACAAAATTTTTTATCGGGATTGATGTTTCCAAACCCCACTTCGATGTTGCATTGATGGCCGTTGTGAACCATGTAAAACAGGAGATAGGAACCGCACGGTTTGACAACACAGCGCCAGGGATAAAGTTATTTGAGAAGTGGTTGAAATCGCAGAAAACCACATTCAATGAGGACTCCTTGATTGTCATGGAAAATACCGGGATCTATCACCGTTTAATATGGACTTTCTGCAGCAACATAAATCTGCCCATCCATATTGGCAATGCAGCCCATATCAAATGGAGCTTTGGGATAGCAAGGGGTAAAAATGATAAAATAGATAGTATACGTTTATGCAACTATGCATTTAAGGAAGCGGATGATCTAAAGGCGACAGCTGCCCTAGATCCCGAGCTGATGCTCCTGAAAGATCTGATATCAGCGAGGACAAAGCTGCTCAAACAAAGGTCTGGCATCAGCGTTTCGGTAAAAGAACTTGGCAATGTCAATGGTAAAGAACATCAGAAGCTGATTGAAAAAGCACTTAAAAATGCAATTGAGGGTATAGCCAAGTCAATCAAGAACCTCGAAGATCAGATCAAAAAAATTATCACAGGAAACCAGGATTTCAAGCAGAACTACAAATTATTGCTCAGTATACCTGGGATAGGACATGTTACCGCCGTATACCTGATTGGCTGCACTGGAAATTTTGCAGGTCGGCCCAGTGGAAAAGAACTGGCCTGTTATGCAGGGGTTGTACCATTTGAACACAGTAGCGGTATAAGTATCAAAGGTAAAACCAGGGTACACCGGATGGCCAATAAAGAGCTTAAAAGATTGCTGCATATGTGTGCATTATCTCTAATTCAACATAATCAGGAATTCAAAATATATTACAATAGAAAAAAGAATGAAGGGAAGCACAGCATGAGCATAATTAATGCCGTTAGAAACAAGATAGCATTAAGAGTTGCTGCAGTTATAAAAAATCAGACCAGCTATAAAAATAATTATAATATAGCTGCTTAA
- a CDS encoding hypothetical protein (product_source=Hypo-rule applied; pfam=PF19992; transmembrane_helix_parts=Inside_1_8,TMhelix_9_28,Outside_29_58,TMhelix_59_81,Inside_82_101,TMhelix_102_124,Outside_125_143,TMhelix_144_166,Inside_167_178,TMhelix_179_198,Outside_199_227,TMhelix_228_250,Inside_251_258,TMhelix_259_276,Outside_277_280,TMhelix_281_300,Inside_301_306,TMhelix_307_325,Outside_326_326) yields MINQFRKLNPINLVFLLAYTFFLRIAIFHETHDKLNFDFLEPFARLLINIDLDNAFTPYTNIFMAALLVYIQALIFNRVVNNHNLLAKPSFLPGLMFITGTSLFMPFMILSPALLCNFLLIWIIDKFLKLGKSANSITTVFDIGMIIGVGTLIYFPFMTMLLMIFLALLLFRSFNWRDWVAGLIGFITVFFFLAVFYYWNDNLSSFYQIWKPLGNKFPSVFKINYNDYLVLIPVTVIIILASLQLRENFFRSFISTRKSFQLLFFMFIISAASFYLKPDFRTWHFLLCVPPGSVLLAYYFSNAKKRWFYETLFILFVLSIQYFLFV; encoded by the coding sequence ATGATTAATCAGTTTAGAAAGCTAAATCCAATTAACCTCGTATTCTTGCTGGCATACACATTCTTTTTGCGTATTGCCATTTTTCATGAAACGCACGATAAGCTAAACTTTGATTTTTTGGAGCCATTTGCCCGGTTATTGATCAATATAGATTTAGACAATGCCTTTACGCCATATACCAATATTTTTATGGCAGCACTTTTGGTTTATATACAGGCTTTAATTTTCAATCGAGTTGTAAACAACCATAATTTATTGGCCAAACCCAGTTTCCTTCCAGGGCTGATGTTTATAACAGGAACAAGCCTGTTTATGCCTTTTATGATCCTGAGCCCGGCATTGTTATGTAACTTTCTGCTAATTTGGATTATAGATAAGTTTTTAAAACTGGGTAAAAGTGCGAACTCCATTACCACTGTTTTCGATATCGGGATGATTATTGGGGTTGGAACATTGATCTATTTTCCATTTATGACAATGTTGCTTATGATCTTTTTAGCACTGTTGCTTTTTAGATCATTTAACTGGCGCGACTGGGTAGCTGGCTTGATTGGCTTTATTACGGTTTTCTTTTTTCTGGCCGTATTTTATTATTGGAATGATAATTTAAGCTCGTTTTATCAGATATGGAAACCGTTAGGCAATAAGTTTCCTTCGGTTTTTAAAATCAACTATAACGATTACCTGGTGCTGATCCCGGTAACAGTAATTATCATACTGGCATCACTACAGCTCCGGGAAAATTTCTTCAGAAGCTTTATCAGTACACGGAAAAGTTTTCAGCTGTTGTTTTTCATGTTTATTATTTCTGCAGCTAGTTTTTACCTCAAACCCGATTTCAGGACCTGGCATTTTTTGCTGTGTGTACCGCCGGGATCGGTACTGTTGGCATACTATTTCAGCAATGCCAAAAAACGTTGGTTTTACGAAACACTGTTCATTTTATTTGTGCTTTCGATACAGTATTTTCTTTTTGTTTAA
- a CDS encoding hypothetical protein (product_source=Hypo-rule applied; pfam=PF09586; smart=SM00304; superfamily=53623; transmembrane_helix_parts=Outside_1_9,TMhelix_10_32,Inside_33_94,TMhelix_95_117,Outside_118_121,TMhelix_122_144,Inside_145_150,TMhelix_151_170,Outside_171_189,TMhelix_190_212,Inside_213_223,TMhelix_224_246,Outside_247_349,TMhelix_350_372,Inside_373_378,TMhelix_379_398,Outside_399_412,TMhelix_413_435,Inside_436_451,TMhelix_452_474,Outside_475_518,TMhelix_519_536,Inside_537_542,TMhelix_543_560,Outside_561_805,TMhelix_806_823,Inside_824_835), with product MNNWFNKNGIHLAIIAFFVVITFAYFSPVLVGKAPAQSDVIQSQAMQKEIMDFKEKDGKAPLWTNQMFGGMPAYQIWVPYAYNGATYGIALITKALPNPTGTVLLLLLGAYFLFIVLKVNPWLAAAGAIAFTFTMYNFVLIASGHSSKALAIGFFAPIIASILLTIRGRYWYGASLTALFLALEIRTNHVQMTYYLMLAIFIFVIVEFYQAFKNKTVSNLLKSFAFLAFSVAIAIMINASLLWSTAEYAKETNRGKSNLTATESSPAEKGAGMSKEYAYQWSQGVGESFTFLIPDLYGGASGIDKLVKPEGNMYKAVSEITGGDPTQTAQAIQQLGSQLNMQQYWGEKPFTQGGYYFGAIICFLFVFGLFIVRSQLKWWILATTVLFILLSFGRHFPLVSDLFFDYFPLYNKFRAVESILAVVGLMVPILAILAIKEIQDGNIDQKVLIKKLTWSAGITGGFALIVAIVPTLFFSFKASNHLQIVQALTQTLQNNASVAQKIANGLVEDRIAIGRADALRSFFFVVIGFGIVWAFITKKLNAQLALGLLALAVLVDMWQVDRRYLNNQNFEYKKTASDFFKPRDVDNFIMADKDPDFRVFDASINTFSDASTSNFHKTIGGYHAAKLKRFDELIQHQFTKSVNQDVLDMLNTKYIITQDQQNGSYKMQRNATAAGNAWFVQSVQFAKNADEEMKAISSFDAKKEAIVDESFKNSIDTKRLGTGQEGFIKLTNYNPDHLTYEYSTAKDVIAVFSEIYYDKGWKMYIDGVEKPYFRADYVLRAAQLEAGNHKLEFIFHPTSYYTGEKISLAGSILLLAGLGFGFYSEEKKKKKAVKA from the coding sequence ATGAATAACTGGTTTAATAAAAATGGCATTCACTTAGCCATTATTGCATTTTTTGTAGTCATCACTTTTGCCTACTTCAGTCCTGTTTTGGTAGGTAAAGCCCCAGCGCAAAGCGATGTGATCCAATCACAAGCGATGCAAAAGGAAATTATGGACTTTAAAGAAAAGGATGGCAAGGCACCGCTTTGGACCAACCAGATGTTTGGTGGTATGCCAGCTTATCAAATTTGGGTACCTTACGCCTATAATGGCGCTACTTATGGAATTGCCTTAATTACCAAAGCCCTGCCTAATCCAACAGGTACAGTTCTTCTATTGCTTTTAGGCGCTTATTTCTTGTTTATTGTATTAAAGGTTAATCCTTGGCTGGCTGCCGCAGGTGCAATTGCATTTACATTTACCATGTACAATTTTGTTTTAATTGCAAGTGGGCATAGTAGCAAGGCATTGGCAATTGGTTTTTTTGCGCCAATAATAGCCAGTATATTATTAACCATAAGGGGTAGATATTGGTATGGAGCGAGTTTAACCGCACTGTTTTTAGCCCTTGAAATAAGAACTAACCACGTTCAAATGACTTATTATTTGATGTTGGCTATTTTTATTTTTGTTATTGTAGAGTTTTATCAGGCATTTAAAAATAAAACGGTTTCAAACCTGTTAAAGTCCTTCGCTTTTCTAGCTTTTTCAGTAGCTATTGCCATAATGATTAACGCAAGCTTATTATGGTCTACGGCAGAATATGCTAAGGAAACAAATCGTGGTAAATCTAACTTAACCGCCACAGAATCTTCACCGGCAGAAAAAGGAGCAGGTATGTCAAAAGAGTATGCTTACCAATGGAGCCAGGGTGTTGGTGAGAGCTTTACTTTTTTAATCCCGGATTTATATGGAGGTGCCTCAGGGATAGATAAGCTTGTGAAGCCGGAAGGGAACATGTATAAAGCTGTTTCTGAAATTACAGGTGGTGATCCAACCCAAACTGCACAAGCTATTCAGCAGTTGGGGTCGCAGTTAAATATGCAACAATATTGGGGTGAGAAACCATTTACCCAAGGCGGCTATTATTTTGGTGCAATTATCTGTTTCTTGTTTGTTTTCGGCTTATTCATTGTTCGTAGCCAGTTAAAATGGTGGATATTGGCAACAACAGTTTTGTTTATTTTACTTTCTTTTGGCCGTCACTTCCCTCTTGTAAGTGATTTATTCTTCGATTATTTCCCACTTTATAATAAATTCAGAGCAGTTGAATCCATTTTGGCAGTAGTTGGTTTAATGGTTCCGATATTGGCAATTTTAGCAATCAAAGAAATTCAGGATGGTAATATTGACCAAAAGGTCTTAATCAAAAAATTAACGTGGTCGGCTGGTATTACCGGTGGTTTCGCTTTAATTGTAGCAATCGTGCCTACGCTGTTTTTCAGCTTTAAAGCGTCAAACCATTTGCAAATTGTGCAGGCTTTAACGCAAACTTTGCAAAATAATGCTTCCGTTGCCCAAAAGATAGCGAATGGATTGGTAGAAGATAGAATAGCAATAGGTCGTGCAGATGCGCTGCGTTCATTCTTTTTCGTAGTTATCGGTTTTGGGATAGTTTGGGCATTTATTACCAAGAAATTAAATGCACAACTGGCTTTAGGCTTGTTGGCGCTGGCTGTTTTGGTAGATATGTGGCAAGTAGACCGTAGGTATTTGAATAACCAGAATTTTGAATACAAAAAAACGGCTTCAGATTTCTTTAAGCCAAGAGACGTTGATAATTTTATTATGGCCGATAAAGACCCTGATTTTAGGGTATTTGACGCATCAATAAATACTTTTAGCGATGCCAGTACATCTAATTTTCATAAAACAATTGGTGGTTATCATGCCGCTAAACTGAAACGTTTTGATGAACTCATTCAGCACCAATTTACTAAAAGTGTTAACCAGGATGTATTGGATATGTTAAATACGAAGTACATCATTACACAAGATCAGCAAAACGGGTCGTATAAAATGCAGCGTAATGCAACGGCTGCGGGTAATGCCTGGTTTGTACAAAGTGTTCAGTTTGCTAAAAATGCTGATGAAGAAATGAAGGCTATTAGCAGTTTTGATGCTAAAAAAGAAGCCATAGTTGATGAAAGTTTCAAAAATTCGATTGATACCAAACGTTTAGGAACTGGCCAGGAAGGTTTTATTAAACTAACCAACTATAATCCTGATCATTTAACTTACGAATACTCAACCGCTAAAGATGTAATTGCAGTGTTTTCCGAAATCTATTATGATAAAGGCTGGAAAATGTATATCGATGGTGTTGAAAAGCCATACTTCAGGGCTGATTACGTTTTACGTGCAGCGCAGTTAGAAGCAGGAAATCATAAACTTGAGTTTATTTTCCATCCAACATCATATTATACCGGAGAGAAAATCTCTTTAGCTGGATCGATCTTATTGTTGGCCGGATTAGGTTTTGGGTTTTACTCAGAAGAAAAGAAGAAAAAGAAAGCAGTTAAAGCTTAA
- a CDS encoding putative DCC family thiol-disulfide oxidoreductase YuxK (product_source=COG3011; cog=COG3011; transmembrane_helix_parts=Outside_1_78,TMhelix_79_101,Inside_102_131,TMhelix_132_154,Outside_155_163,TMhelix_164_186,Inside_187_192,TMhelix_193_215,Outside_216_218,TMhelix_219_241,Inside_242_245,TMhelix_246_268,Outside_269_271) gives MKTLKNHVILFDNECPMCYAYTKAFVKIGMLAKGGREAYQSMPKNICPLVDKQRAANEIALVNTENGEVTYGIQSLFKIIAHAMPIFKPLFLFGPFVYLMRKLYAFISYNRKVIIPAAVKENTIQPSFKIQYRLAYLLFAWFVTAYILTAYAHLLTDFIPLGSQYREYLICGGQMFFQGIIIVFYKKEKRWDYLGNIMTISFAGALLLLPVLVIAQHLIIPSIFFILYFLMVAGLMFLEHLRRSNLLQLGLAMSITWVLYRLIVLGLIFTL, from the coding sequence ATGAAAACGCTTAAGAACCATGTGATTTTATTTGATAATGAATGCCCAATGTGTTACGCCTATACCAAAGCATTTGTAAAAATCGGTATGCTAGCCAAAGGTGGTCGTGAGGCTTATCAAAGTATGCCCAAAAACATTTGTCCTTTGGTTGACAAACAAAGAGCCGCCAACGAGATTGCACTCGTGAATACCGAAAATGGTGAAGTAACATATGGCATTCAGAGCTTATTTAAAATTATTGCGCATGCCATGCCAATCTTTAAACCGCTGTTTTTATTTGGGCCTTTTGTTTATTTAATGCGCAAGCTTTATGCCTTTATCTCTTACAACCGTAAAGTAATTATTCCTGCGGCCGTTAAAGAAAACACTATACAGCCCAGCTTTAAAATCCAATACCGTTTGGCCTATCTGCTTTTTGCCTGGTTTGTTACAGCTTACATTTTAACCGCTTATGCACATCTGCTTACCGATTTTATCCCACTGGGCAGCCAATATCGTGAATACCTCATCTGTGGCGGACAAATGTTTTTTCAGGGCATCATCATTGTTTTTTATAAAAAAGAGAAACGCTGGGATTACCTGGGCAACATCATGACGATCTCTTTTGCTGGTGCACTTTTGCTTTTGCCTGTTTTGGTTATCGCACAACACCTCATCATCCCTTCTATATTTTTTATCCTTTACTTTTTGATGGTGGCCGGACTTATGTTTTTGGAACACCTCCGCAGAAGCAATCTCTTACAATTGGGCTTGGCAATGAGTATTACCTGGGTGCTTTACCGTTTAATTGTTTTAGGTTTAATCTTTACTTTATAG
- a CDS encoding hypothetical protein (product_source=Hypo-rule applied; transmembrane_helix_parts=Inside_1_4,TMhelix_5_23,Outside_24_31) yields MLESFFAVCLLIVVLYFFSPFEVKLDEEEEW; encoded by the coding sequence ATGTTAGAATCATTCTTTGCTGTATGCTTATTAATTGTTGTACTTTATTTCTTTAGCCCCTTTGAGGTAAAACTCGATGAGGAAGAGGAGTGGTAA
- a CDS encoding UDP-2,3-diacylglucosamine pyrophosphatase LpxH (product_source=COG2908; cath_funfam=3.60.21.10; cog=COG2908; pfam=PF12850; superfamily=56300), which produces MDKRNVDVVVISDVHLGTYGCHAKELLKYLKSIKPKTLILNGDIIDIWQFSKSYWPESHMKVIRKLMKFVSEGVRVHYLTGNHDEMLRKFDGMEMGTFHLQNKLILELDGKKAWFFHGDVFDVTMQHSKWLAKLGAVGYDTLILINSFVNWVLTAFGREKMSFSKKIKAKFKDAVKFINSFEQTAAELAIEKGYQYVVCGHIHQAEQREIATEDGKVIYLNSGDWVESLTALEYENKNWTVFKYEHQHFTKDELDEGILSDAEDLKSKLDINILLQNIKYEIAQ; this is translated from the coding sequence ATGGATAAAAGAAATGTCGATGTAGTCGTAATATCCGATGTACATTTAGGTACCTATGGTTGCCATGCAAAAGAACTTCTAAAATATCTAAAGAGCATAAAACCCAAAACACTGATCTTAAATGGCGATATCATCGATATCTGGCAGTTTAGCAAAAGTTATTGGCCAGAATCGCACATGAAGGTGATCCGTAAACTGATGAAATTCGTATCGGAGGGGGTTCGGGTTCACTACCTGACAGGAAATCATGATGAGATGCTCCGCAAATTCGATGGCATGGAAATGGGTACTTTCCATCTTCAGAATAAGTTAATTTTAGAGCTTGACGGTAAAAAGGCATGGTTCTTTCATGGCGATGTTTTTGATGTTACCATGCAGCACTCTAAATGGCTGGCTAAACTTGGTGCGGTTGGCTATGATACACTGATCCTCATTAATAGTTTTGTAAACTGGGTACTTACCGCATTTGGGCGGGAGAAGATGAGCTTCTCGAAAAAGATCAAAGCCAAATTTAAAGATGCGGTTAAGTTCATCAATAGTTTTGAGCAAACTGCGGCAGAACTGGCCATCGAAAAAGGGTATCAGTACGTAGTTTGCGGTCATATTCACCAGGCTGAGCAACGCGAAATTGCCACAGAAGATGGAAAAGTGATTTACCTGAACAGTGGGGATTGGGTAGAAAGTTTAACCGCTTTAGAGTATGAAAATAAAAACTGGACGGTTTTTAAGTACGAACATCAACATTTTACGAAAGACGAATTGGATGAAGGAATCCTTTCTGATGCCGAGGATTTAAAAAGTAAACTGGACATAAATATTCTTTTACAGAATATAAAATATGAAATTGCCCAATAA
- a CDS encoding uncharacterized protein (TIGR00661 family) (product_source=TIGR00661; cog=COG1819; pfam=PF13528; superfamily=53756; tigrfam=TIGR00661) yields the protein MKILYAIQGTGNGHISRAREIIPLLQQYGELDILVSGTQADVKLSQPVKYQLHGFSFIFGKKGGVDHFKTWLNMNLFRFRKDMKQLPLKDYNLIVNDFEPVSAWACKLQGIECVSLSHQAAFKSKKVPRPRTLDWGKLILSRYAPTKYHIGFHFDRYDTFIHTPVIRAEIRNLKSENLGHYTVYLPAIDDKRLVKLFTQLPEVTWQVFSKHSKVAYQEGNVFVEPVNNEKFNKSLATCEGLFTGGGFEGPAEALYLKKKLLVAPMRFQFEQQCNAYALKQFGLPVIWGSTRNWLPIIKNWLENPQQHEFNFPDETAQIIDDMVKKYARV from the coding sequence ATGAAGATACTTTACGCAATACAGGGAACAGGTAACGGTCATATCAGTAGGGCGAGGGAAATTATTCCTTTACTTCAGCAGTATGGCGAATTGGATATTTTGGTAAGTGGAACACAGGCCGATGTGAAACTCAGTCAGCCTGTAAAATATCAATTGCATGGTTTCAGTTTTATCTTTGGGAAAAAAGGTGGTGTAGACCATTTTAAAACATGGCTGAACATGAATCTCTTCCGTTTTAGAAAAGATATGAAACAGCTGCCGTTGAAAGATTACAACCTTATCGTTAACGATTTTGAACCCGTAAGCGCCTGGGCCTGTAAACTGCAGGGGATAGAATGTGTATCATTGAGCCATCAGGCTGCATTTAAATCTAAAAAAGTACCCCGTCCAAGAACTTTAGATTGGGGGAAACTGATCTTGAGCCGCTATGCGCCTACCAAATATCACATTGGCTTTCATTTCGACCGTTACGATACTTTTATCCATACCCCGGTAATCAGGGCAGAGATCCGGAATCTGAAAAGTGAAAATTTAGGACATTATACGGTATATCTTCCAGCCATTGACGATAAACGTTTGGTAAAGCTTTTCACACAGCTTCCTGAGGTTACCTGGCAGGTTTTTTCTAAACACAGTAAAGTTGCCTATCAGGAAGGGAATGTTTTTGTGGAGCCTGTTAACAACGAAAAATTTAATAAAAGCCTGGCCACCTGTGAAGGTTTGTTTACCGGTGGCGGTTTCGAAGGACCTGCTGAAGCGCTTTATCTAAAGAAAAAACTGCTGGTGGCACCTATGCGTTTCCAGTTTGAACAACAATGTAATGCCTACGCCTTAAAACAGTTCGGTTTGCCTGTAATTTGGGGAAGTACCAGGAACTGGTTGCCAATTATCAAAAACTGGTTAGAAAACCCTCAACAACATGAGTTTAATTTTCCTGATGAAACAGCGCAGATCATTGACGATATGGTGAAGAAATACGCGAGGGTTTAG